From a region of the Eulemur rufifrons isolate Redbay chromosome 7, OSU_ERuf_1, whole genome shotgun sequence genome:
- the TMEM108 gene encoding transmembrane protein 108 isoform X1 produces the protein MKRSLQALYCQLLSFLLILALTEALAFAIQEPSPRESLQVLPSSTPPGTMVTAPHSPTRHSSMVMLTPYPDGPSAQATAPMATTTPRPDGHPPTDSISTTVGTATTLRSESPLPTGPPPAAVTTTSSHAEGRPPGEATPTILLTKPSGATSRPTTAPPRAATRRPPRPPGSSRKGAGSSARPVPPAPGGHSGRKEGQRGRNQSSTHLGQKRPLGKIFQIYKGNFTGSVEPEPSALTPRTPLWGYSSSPRPRTVIATTAPSSTSWALPTTPLVPAEDKPGLHRAAPGGGSTVTSRGGELDTTAVSGAPASPRPDPVPSQRPRDNPQGSPSHSDSWLTVTPGTSRPLSASAEVFIAATGPTQAAFDDSVSAPSQGIPQGASTTPWAPAHPPGVSESTVSPAREEAAATLPMTDRVPSPLSTVVSTATGNFLNRLVPAGTWKPGTAGNISHVAEGDKPQHRATICLSKMDIAWVILAISVPISSCSVLLTVCCLRRKKKTANPENNLSYWNNAITMDYFNRHAVELPREIQSLETSEDQLSEPRSPANGDYRDTGMVLVNPFCQETLFVGNDQVSEI, from the exons GCTTCCTCCTGATCTTGGCACTGACCGAAGCTCTGGCATTTGCCATCCAGGAACCATCTCCCAGGGAATCTCTTCAGGTCCTCCCCTCAAGCACTCCCCCAGGCACCATGGTGACAGCACCCCACAGCCCTACCAGACACTCCTCCATGGTGATGCTGACACCCTATCCCGATGGACCCTCCGCACAGGCCACAGCCCCCATGGCAACAACGACACCCCGTCCAGATGGGCACCCTCCTACAGACTCCATCTCCACCACTGTGGGAACAGCAACCACCCTCCGTTCTGAAAGCCCCCTGCCCACGGGGCCCCCTCCAGCTGCCGTGACAACCACATCTTCCCACGCAGAGGGCCGCCCCCCGGGAGAGGCCACCCCCACCATCCTGCTGACAAAACCATCGGGAGCCACCAGCCGCCCCACGACAGCACCCCCCAGGGCTGCCACACGCAggccccccaggcccccaggctcTTCCCGAAAGGGGGCTGGGAGTTCAGCGCGCCCTGTCCCACCTGCCCCCGGTGGCCActctgggaggaaggaaggccagCGGGGACGAAATCAGAGCTCCACACACTTGGGGCAGAAGCGGCCCCTGGGAAAAATCTTTCAGATCTACAAGGGCAACTTCACAGGGTCCGTGGAGCCAGAGCCATCTGCCCTCACCCCCAGGACCCCGCTCTGGGGCTACTCCTCTTCACCACGGCCTCGGACAGTGATCGCAACCACGGCACCCAGCAGTACCTCGTGGGCACTACCCACCACCCCCCTGGTGCCTGCAGAGGACAAGCCAGGCCTTCACAGAGCAGCCCCAGGGGGTGGCTCCACTGTCACCAGCCGAGGAGGGGAGCTGGACACCACAGCAGTCTCAGGTGCCCCTGCCAGTCCACGACCTGACCCAGTGCCTTCTCAGCGCCCCCGCGACAACCCGCAGGGCAGCCCCAGCCACAGTGACTCCTGGCTTACTGTCACCCCTGGCACCAGCAGACCTCTGTCTGCCAGTGCTGAGGTCTTCATAGCTGCCACGGGGCCCACCCAGGCTGCCTTCGATGACAGTGTCTCAGCCCCTTCCCAGGGGATTCCTCAGGGAGCATCCACGACCCCATGGGCTCCAGCCCACCCCCCCGGGGTCTCAGAAAGCACTGTTTCTCcagccagggaggaggctgcGGCCACCCTCCCCATGACCGACAGGGTGCCCAGTCCTCTTTCCACAGTGGTGTCCACGGCCACAGGAAACTTCCTCAACCGCCTGGTCCCCGCGGGAACCTGGAAGCCTGGAACAGCAGGAAACATCTCCCATGTGGCCGAAGGGGACAAACCCCAGCACAGAGCCACCATCTGCCTGAGCAAGATGGACATCGCCTGGGTGATCCTGGCCATCAGCGTGCCCATCTCCTCCTGCT CTGTCCTGCTGACAGTGTGCTGcttgaggaggaagaagaagacagCCAACCCGGAAAACAACCTGAGCTACTGGAACAACGCCATCACCATGGACTACTTCAACAGGCACGCCGTGGAGCTGCCCAGGGAGATCCAGTCCCTCGAGACCTCGGAG